The Lactuca sativa cultivar Salinas chromosome 2, Lsat_Salinas_v11, whole genome shotgun sequence genome includes a window with the following:
- the LOC111889952 gene encoding uncharacterized protein LOC111889952 → MVKAIRVPEHGGPEVLTMEDVEIPDPKEGEIRLKQKAIGVNFLDVYMRQGLHNTSPPLPYIPGMEGAGVVTAVGPGVTSCKVGDVVAYASLQVGAYAHERILSADQAVPVPSSIDPVEAAAVIFKGLTAHVLIHKGFKIERGHTILVHAAAGGVGYLVCQWASAMGATVIGTVSTKEKAVQAKEDGCEHVILYKDENFVERVIEITLGKGVDAVYDSVGKDTFEGSLACLKFGGSMVLFGLASGEPEPVRVSQISLKSLNYTFSSIAYYTDEDRDAMRVAAEDLFSNVAKGVLKVRVNHKYPLSQATQAHTAIETRKTTGSVVLIPGEE, encoded by the exons ATGGTTAAAGCTATTAGAGTTCCTGAGCACGGTGGCCCAGAG GTATTGACAATGGAAGATGTCGAAATCCCCGATCCAAAAGAGGGAGAAATCAGGTTGAAACAAAAAGCAATTGGTGTAAATTTCTTGGATGTGTATATGCGTCAAGGTCTGCACAATACGTCTCCACCCTTGCCATATATCCCAGGTATGGAAGGAGCCGGAGTTGTAACAGCGGTGGGTCCCGGAGTAACCAGCTGCAAAGTTGGAGACGTCGTGGCTTACGCTAGCTTGCAGGTGGGTGCTTATGCCCATGAAAGAATACTTTCGGCAGATCAAGCGGTGCCTGTTCCTTCTTCTATTGATCCCGTTGAAGCAGCTGCCGTCATTTTTAAGGGTCTCACAGCGCATGTCTTGATCCATAAAGGCTTTAAG ATTGAACGTGGACATACGATACTGGTACATGCGGCGGCAGGTGGAGTTGGATATTTGGTTTGTCAATGGGCAAGTGCGATGGGAGCCACCGTCATAGGAACCGTGTCGACCAAGGAGAAGGCTGTGCAGGCGAAAGAAGATGGATGTGAGCATGTGATTCTTTACAAAGATGAGAACTTTGTGGAACGTGTGATAGAGATAACATTAGGGAAAGGGGTGGATGCAGTCTACGATTCCGTCGGGAAAGATACGTTCGAG GGATCGCTAGCATGCTTAAAGTTTGGTGGATCCATGGTGCTTTTTGGGTTGGCATCAGGTGAACCAGAACCTGTACGTGTTTCTCAGATTTCCTTAAAATCACTCAACTATACCTTTTCATCAATTGCGTACTACACGGATGAAGATCGAGATGCGATGCGTGTTGCCGCTGAAGACTTGTTTTCCAATGTTGCAAAAGGGGTGTTGAAGGTTCGTGTTAATCACAAGTATCCTCTGTCTCAAGCAACCCAAGCTCATACTGCCATTGAGACTCGAAAAACAACTGGTTCAGTTGTGCTGATTCCAGGCGAGGAGTGA